The sequence CTTTGCTGGATGAGTCTTGGAAGAAAGACATGTCTTCGATGAAAATTTGGTTGCTCATTTGATTTAGTTTATGTTTTAGGTAGTTGTTGAACTCAATAATATTATATACATTTGTCATATTTATATTATTTAGTCCACATGGATTAATCCACTTAAAAGGGGTTAAATCATTATATATATTAATAGCTATGCCATGATAGGTAATCATTCTTTTACAAGCTATCCCAATACTTGCTATTTTACCACTATCTGTAAATACCCCAATTGTGCCATCAATTTTATTTGTTTTAATGTTGTATTTATTTAGTGCATCTATAACTAAATCTTCTAAGAAAGCTACATATTCCTTTATTGATAATGATATATTTTTTAAATTTATTATAGGATAGATTGTAAGTTGACCTGGATTGTGAAATGTAATATCCCCACCTCTATCAGTTTTTATAATTGGAATTCTGTTTTTAGTAATATGTTTTATAGATGTAATATTCTTGTAAGATGCATGTTTACCAATTGTAAAAACTGGTAAATGTTCTAAAAAGATAATAATATCGGGAAAGGTAGAATCTTCTATTTTTTTACCAACTATATACTTTTGTAAATTATAAGCTTTTATGTAGTCAACTTTAGTAAAATTTAAGGCGTATGATAACATTATCCTCTAAGCACAGGTTTTCTTGCAGCTTTGACCTCATCAACTCTTTTAATAGTCGTTGTGTGTGGAGCTTCTCTTACTAATTCAGGGTTTTCTTCTGCTTCTTTTGCTATTTCTCTCATTGCATTTACAAAATTATCGATTGTTTGTTTTGATTCAGTCTCAGTGGGTTCTATCATTAAAGCGTTTTTTACAATAAGAGGAAAGTATATTGTTGGTGGATGTATACCATAGTCAATTAGCCTCTTTGCTATATCTATTGTTTTTATATTATATTTTGATTGTTTCTCATCATTAAAGATACATTCATGCATACATTGCCTATCGTAGGGAAGATTATAATATTTTTTAAGATTTTCTTTTAAGTAATTAGCATTTAATACTGACATTTCCGCTATTTTTCTAATATTTTCCATACCAAGTGATAAGATATAAGCATAAGCCCTAACCATAATATTAAAGTTTCCATAGAAAGAATGAATTTTGCCTACACTGTTAACCCTATCATAGGATAAAGTAAATCTATCTTT comes from Deferribacterota bacterium and encodes:
- the lipB gene encoding lipoyl(octanoyl) transferase LipB, producing MLSYALNFTKVDYIKAYNLQKYIVGKKIEDSTFPDIIIFLEHLPVFTIGKHASYKNITSIKHITKNRIPIIKTDRGGDITFHNPGQLTIYPIINLKNISLSIKEYVAFLEDLVIDALNKYNIKTNKIDGTIGVFTDSGKIASIGIACKRMITYHGIAINIYNDLTPFKWINPCGLNNINMTNVYNIIEFNNYLKHKLNQMSNQIFIEDMSFFQDSSSK